From Halotia branconii CENA392, the proteins below share one genomic window:
- a CDS encoding type II toxin-antitoxin system RelE/ParE family toxin, with product MANDSFEKADQFLQKIDSQLKMLASNPGMGKKRDSLASNLRSFPVGNYLIFYRSINQDIEVIRVLHGARDIQSIFEDSEDDE from the coding sequence ACAGCTTTGAAAAAGCAGATCAATTTCTACAAAAAATTGATAGCCAACTCAAAATGCTGGCATCAAACCCAGGTATGGGAAAAAAGCGTGATTCCTTAGCGTCAAATCTACGAAGTTTTCCAGTAGGGAATTACCTAATTTTCTACCGTTCTATAAACCAAGACATTGAAGTCATACGTGTTCTACATGGTGCAAGAGACATCCAAAGTATTTTTGAAGATTCAGAAGACGACGAATAA